One stretch of Eretmochelys imbricata isolate rEreImb1 chromosome 1, rEreImb1.hap1, whole genome shotgun sequence DNA includes these proteins:
- the CSRP2 gene encoding cysteine and glycine-rich protein 2: protein MPNWGGGNKCGACGRTVYHAEEVQCDGRSFHRCCFLCMVCRKNLDSTTVAIHDDEVYCKSCYGKKYGPKGYGYGQGAGTLNMDRGERLGIKHDNTPSPHRPTTSPNTSKFAQKFGGAEKCSRCGDSVYAAEKVIGAGKPWHKNCFRCAKCGKSLESTTLTEKEGEIYCKGCYAKNFGPKGFGYGQGAGALVHAQ from the exons ATGCCAAACTGGGGAGGCGGTAACAAGTGCGGTGCCTGTGGACGAACAGTCTACCATGCTGAAGAGGTTCAGTGTGATGGGAGGAGCTTCCACAGATGCTGCTTTCTCTGCA tgGTTTGTCGGAAAAACTTAGACAGCACAACTGTAGCAATTCATGACGATGAGGTTTACTGCAAGTCCTGCTATGGAAAAAAGTATGGTCCTAAAGGTTATGGCTATGGCCAAGGAGCAGGCACACTCAACATGGACAGAGGCGAGAGACTGGGCATCAAGCATGACAA CACACCATCTCCTCACCGACCTACAACAAGTCCAAATACTTCAAAGTTTGCTCAGAAATTTGGAGGTGCAGAGAAATGCTCTAGATGTGGTGATTCTGTTTATGCTGCTGAGAAAGTAATAGGAGCTGGAAAG CCTTGGCATAAAAACTGTTTCCGATGTGCCAAGTGTGGGAAGAGTCTAGAATCCACAACCCTGACTGAGAAAGAAGGTGAAATTTACTGTAAAG GCTGCTATGCAAAGAACTTTGGCCCCAAAGGATTTGGATATGGGCAGGGAGCAGGTGCCCTTGTTCATGCTCAGTGA